GTACCGGTCCGCGAAGTTGCGCAACCGCCCCAACTCTCTTTGCCACAGGTCCACTTGGCCGGGAAGCGGGGGCTTGGGGTGGGCGAGCTGGAGTCGTACGGCGTGCCCGTCGACGTCGGCCACCGCCCCCGGCATGCCCATGCTGCCGGGCACGGTGGCCGTGGGCCGCAACGGAAACCGGCTGAGGACGACCGACCCGACGGAGGAGTCCCCCGCGACGGCCTGCCGATACGGGTACGCACCCCCGAGTTCGCGCCGCACGGCCGCCTGGCAGGTGTACTCGCACTCCTCCACGAACACGATGTCCGGCCGTTCGCGCCGGATCACCGGGATCAGGGCGCCGGTCGCCCACCCGAACTCGACGTTCGACGTCAGCACCCGCAGCTCGGCGACCACCGCCCCACCCGGCTCCCCGCCCGCCGTCGCCGCCTCGTACGGCCCGACGAACCACGCGAGCAGCCCGGCCAGGACGACTCCCCACAGCAGCCCGCTCCACCACCGGGCGAGCACCGAGAGGACGATGCCGACCCCGGCGGGCACGATCAGCCACGGCAGAAAGGCCAGCAACTGCGGTACGGGCGTGACACCGTCGGCATCGGCCGCCCGGCACCCGACGACCACACTCACCCCGGCCAGCGCCATCCCCGCCCCCCAGACACCGAGAACCCGCCCCCGCCACCTGGCCACGCTCATCCGACCCCCGTAGTGGATGTACTGGACGTACTTGGCGTCCACCCGGGCCAGGAAGGCCCCCACTGCCTCATTGAACTCCGTCGGCCGTCCGCCGTCGGCCGTTCCAGGTCCGGCACGTGGGCCACGTCGTCGGCTCGCGCCGAGCGTCGGGTGCCGGGTGTGGTCAGGCCTCGACTCGGGTCGGCTCCGGGGGCGGGGCCGGGGTGGTGGGGGGTCGGTGGCGGCGTAGGAGGCGGGTCGGCGGGGAGTGGGGGTGGGTCAGCCAGGTCGCCGCTGCCACGGTCAGGCCCAGGGCGAGGAGGAGCCAGGAGGCTGTGCGGAGGGTGGTGGTGAGGGCGTCGTAGACCGCTGCGGCGGCCGGGCGGTGGGTCGCGTCGGGGAGGTCGGTGAGGGTGAGGTGGCGGCCGATCGCGACGGCCACGCCCAGGAACGCGCCGCCCAGGGCCGTGCCGAGGGCCGTCGCCGTGATCGCCCGGCGGCGGACGGCCGCCACGGCGATACCGGCCACCGCGAACACGACGGCCGCCAGCGGCAGCCAGAAACCTGCCACGTCGAGCACGTGGTAGCCCTTCCGGAGTGCGGTCAGTTCACCGGCCGACGCCAGCGCCACCCGGGTGTGCTCCACCGGGACGCGTTCGGCGAACGGGACGTGGTCGGCGGTGAGTCGACGTTTGAGGGGGGTCGTGACGGCCGCGAGGTCGAGCGTCACCCGGCCGGTGCTGTCGTCGTTCAGCGCTCGCATCACGGCCGTGTGCGCGGCCTCGTTGCCCGCGTCCCACGCGGTGCGGTAGGCACGGGTCGCGGTGAAGGAGCGGACGGCGTCGCGGATGAACAGCCGGTTCGCGCCGTCCTCGACGCCCGCCTCGCGGGCCACGCCGTCGCCCACCGTGTCCGCGACCGCGTCGCGCACGGCCGGGTCGGCGGCCAGCGGCGCCATCGTAGTGACGTACCGGCCGGTGTCCGTCAGGTCGTACGCCGCCCACGCCGCCAGCGTGCCGAACGGCACGAGGAGGCAGGACAGGGCGATCAGGACGGCCGAGACGGCGGTCCGCAGGCTGCTTCGGGACACGGTTCCAGGCAACGGGGTGGGGGCCGGGGGCGCGAGTGGGGCGGGGCCACATGAGTGGCCCGTGGCCGGCCGGTGAGCCGCCTGCGGACCTCCTCCGGTGGAGGGTTCACCCGAACGGGTGTTTCCTGGTTGTGGGGAGAAGGAACGTCAGGACGTCAGGACTTCAGGATCCTCGTCGGGTGGCTGGGAGTGTGGGCTCCGGTCAGCCGGTGAGTGGAGGGATGAGGGAACGCGAGGGCCCCGGCGTCACCACGCCGGGGCCCTCGTGTGAGCGTCAGCGGACGCGGTGTCCCTCCGCGTCCTCGTGCGTGTAGTAGCTGTAGAACAGGGCCGCGAAGACGAACGCCGAGACCGTCAGGGCCATGCCCGTCGAGCGCAGGACGCTCGCGCCGGTCTCGCTGTAGAGGAAGCCGAAGGCGCAGCCGGCGAACGCCGTCCACACCAGGGCGTGCAGTTCACGCCGCATGAGCGGGGCCAGGGCGTGGACGCCCATCCACAGCGCCGCGAACACGAACGCGCTCACGAAGCCGAGCAGGAGGTTCCAGCCGGTGATCGGGCCGCCCGAGCGGTTGTTGGCCGCGACCCAGTAGCCGTAGACGAGTCCGAGCGTGACGGGTACCGCCCACCGCGCGATCCGGTGGGTCCGTTCGCTGAAGACGTCGGGTGTACGGGACCGTGCGGACGGGGTCCGCCAGGCCGACGCCGGTGCCGCAAGAGTCATGAGAGGGCTCCTCTCTCCTCGCCCCCGTCCCGCCTTCCAGACCACACCTGGAAGGGGGCCGTGGCAAGTCGGATGCGATGGGTTGTGCGTGGGTTCCCGGATGCGGGGCGGTTCGGCGCGTGTTTCGCTGGGGCCATGGAGTCCGGCGTAGGGGGTACGGGCGCTGCCGTACGGGGACGGGGTGCCGCTCGGGATCGGCGAGCTCCTCGGGCGGGACGGGCCGCCGCCGGTGCTGCGGGCGGCCGTCGATCCCGGTGAGACGTTGCTGCTGGTCACCGACGGGGTGACCGAGGCGCGGGACGGCGCCGGGGAGTTCTATCCGCTGGCCGAGGACGTCGCGGCGGCGCTGGCCCGCGATCCGCGCACGGCCGAGCCCGCCCGTCTGGTGGCCTTCGTCCGGGACGGCACGCTGCGGCACTGCCGGGGACGGCTCGCCGACGACACGACGGTCTTCGCGGTGCGGAGAGTCCCGGGAAGCGCCTCCTGAGGTCTGCTGAGGTCTCCTGACGCCCCCGTTCGCAGCGGCAGCGGTTACGGTGCTGACGTAGCCATGTACCTACGTACCGACGTATCGACGTACGTGATCGAGAGGGGAGGGGACCATGCAGGAGGGGACCGTGCCCGGGACCGTGTTGCTGCTCGCGGCCTCACCCGTGGGCAAGGGGTGTCTGGTGGACGCGGCCTCCGTGCTCCCCGTGCTGGCGGCCGTGCCGCCTTCCGTGCTGGCCGGCACCGACACCGCGAACGTCGTCGAGCTCGCCGATCCGCTGGAGCCGCAGGCCGTGCTGACCCGGCTGCGGGCCGCCGCGGCTGCGCCGGGGCCGCTGACGATCTTCGTCGCCGGGCAGTTGCAGCTCGACCGGCGGCAGCGGCTGCCGCATCTGGCGCTGGCTCGTACGACGGCGTCGACCGTGCGGTATACGGCGTTGCCGTGGCACTGGTTGCGGGAGGAGCTGCGGTTGCGGGCGGGCGGGGCGACGACGACCGTGGTGCTCGATCTGCGGGCGGACGCGGAGACGTGGGAGTGGTTGCGGGGGGATGGGGCTGGGGTTGCGGTTGGGGCTGAAGCTGAAGCTGCGGCTGGGGAGGGGCTGGGGTGTGGGGTCGGGGTTGCCATGTACGGGCGGGTCGCGGCGGCGGC
The Streptomyces sp. NBC_01485 genome window above contains:
- a CDS encoding endonuclease/exonuclease/phosphatase family protein; this translates as MSVARWRGRVLGVWGAGMALAGVSVVVGCRAADADGVTPVPQLLAFLPWLIVPAGVGIVLSVLARWWSGLLWGVVLAGLLAWFVGPYEAATAGGEPGGAVVAELRVLTSNVEFGWATGALIPVIRRERPDIVFVEECEYTCQAAVRRELGGAYPYRQAVAGDSSVGSVVLSRFPLRPTATVPGSMGMPGAVADVDGHAVRLQLAHPKPPLPGQVDLWQRELGRLRNFADRYRGTGPLILAGDFNASQDHAVFRRVLDTGLRDAARLAGAGREPSWPSRTAPVFGAQIDHVLVSAEFAASDARFLHLDGTDHRALLVNLTLHQRHG